The stretch of DNA AGGCAGATTGGGTAGTTGAAGAAGCGTTTGTTGAAATACCGGCATTGCATCCGTCAGTTGGTCGGGTCATTCCGGTTTCCATCAGACGCTGGCGCAGGGAAGGTTCAGGCAGTCTGTTCGCTGATGAGTTCCGGCGTTTTCGTTCAGATCTGAAGTCTGAAAAATATGACCTTATTATCGACGCTCAGGGTCTGATAAAAAGTGCTCTGATCAGTTGGCAAGGTCGCGGACCGCGCGTTGGTCTCGATAGAAAAAGCATCAAGGAAAAGGTCAGCTGTCTTTTTTATAACAGGACCATCACGGTTCCAAAATCCATGCATGCGGTCTGGCGCGTCAGGCAGCTGTTTGCTGCCGCTTTGGGTTACAATTTTGACGCTGAGTCAATTGACTATGGCATCAGACCCGCTAAACGGGAAACTGATGACAGCAGTCCGGCATTGATGTTTCTGCACGGAACGACGTGGTCCAGTAAACACTGGCCTTTGCCATACTGGCGCGAGCTGGCCAGGCTGGCAGGGGAACATGATTTCAGGGTTGATTTGCCCTGGGGGAATCTGGCTGAACAGGAGCGGGCACTGGCGATCGCAGAGCATCAGCCGCATGTCCGGGTATTAGAGAGGGCGGGGCTCAGTGAGCTCGCTGCCCAGATCGCTGGCTGCGCCGGAGTTGTCGCGGTTGATACGGGACTAGGGCATCTGGCTGCCGCGTTTAATTGCCCGACTGTTT from Pseudohongiella spirulinae encodes:
- the waaC gene encoding lipopolysaccharide heptosyltransferase I: MRILIVKTSSLGDVIHTLPALTDACQAIPGLQADWVVEEAFVEIPALHPSVGRVIPVSIRRWRREGSGSLFADEFRRFRSDLKSEKYDLIIDAQGLIKSALISWQGRGPRVGLDRKSIKEKVSCLFYNRTITVPKSMHAVWRVRQLFAAALGYNFDAESIDYGIRPAKRETDDSSPALMFLHGTTWSSKHWPLPYWRELARLAGEHDFRVDLPWGNLAEQERALAIAEHQPHVRVLERAGLSELAAQIAGCAGVVAVDTGLGHLAAAFNCPTVSIYGATDTALTGTFGHNQLHLKSDLPCAPCLKRECHYKGQLLSDSTALDGEFRVEPPCYRSSPPAEVMRHLTRLMEQSASMEPAL